Proteins from a single region of Segatella copri:
- a CDS encoding galactofuranosyltransferase, translating into MEQKRLCYISRNYYNLTSAGNKAKTDNEDTLAEMGAINLGLPRTIRNSKILAFFLDLIGVIRACILLQKDDVLFLQYPVKKYFSFLCHVAHLKGAKTVSLIHDLGSFRRKKLTIQKEINRLSNSDYIIASNEKMKGWLKEHGLQKPVGALGLFDYRSESKCSEEVTEREQVKVVYAGALSMKKNSFLIELSKTLSHWQLLVCGNKEGLQGLQNNPLITYQGFVPSEEFIKHIDADFGLVWDGDSLDGCSGEYGQYLKWNSPHKVSFYLRAGLPLIIWKEAAVAPIIEEAGAGITIRSLEELDDKLANLTPEQKKEMKKQAVNLAQKLNKGGFLTRTLKEIKF; encoded by the coding sequence ATGGAACAAAAAAGACTCTGTTATATTAGCCGCAACTATTATAATCTGACAAGCGCCGGCAATAAAGCAAAAACAGACAACGAGGATACGCTTGCAGAAATGGGAGCCATCAATCTTGGCTTACCACGCACAATCAGGAATAGCAAGATATTGGCTTTCTTCCTAGACTTAATAGGCGTCATCCGTGCCTGTATCTTACTCCAGAAAGACGATGTGCTGTTCTTGCAATATCCTGTCAAGAAGTATTTTTCGTTTCTCTGCCATGTAGCTCATCTGAAAGGAGCCAAAACGGTTTCCCTGATTCACGACCTCGGTTCTTTCCGCAGAAAGAAGCTTACCATCCAGAAAGAGATAAACCGTCTTTCGAATAGTGACTACATCATTGCATCAAACGAGAAGATGAAAGGATGGCTCAAAGAGCATGGGTTACAGAAGCCAGTTGGTGCCCTGGGCTTATTCGACTATCGTTCTGAATCAAAATGCTCGGAAGAAGTAACAGAAAGAGAACAGGTAAAGGTTGTCTATGCCGGAGCCTTGAGTATGAAGAAGAATTCATTTCTGATAGAACTTTCCAAGACATTGAGCCATTGGCAATTACTGGTTTGTGGAAACAAAGAAGGTCTACAAGGCTTGCAAAACAATCCTCTGATTACCTATCAGGGCTTTGTACCATCAGAGGAGTTTATCAAGCATATAGATGCCGACTTCGGACTGGTATGGGACGGCGATTCTCTTGACGGATGCTCGGGAGAATACGGGCAATACCTGAAATGGAATTCTCCTCATAAGGTATCCTTCTACCTCCGTGCCGGTTTGCCGCTCATCATCTGGAAAGAAGCTGCCGTAGCTCCTATCATCGAAGAAGCTGGAGCAGGTATAACCATCCGTTCGCTGGAAGAGCTGGATGACAAACTTGCCAATCTTACCCCGGAACAGAAAAAGGAGATGAAAAAGCAAGCGGTAAATTTGGCTCAGAAGCTGAACAAAGGTGGGTTCCTGACAAGAACATTGAAAGAAATCAAATTTTAA
- a CDS encoding glycosyltransferase family 2 protein, with product MINTPSFLLSIIIPSYNMEEYIGNNLKRLVATQHLDKIEIIVVNDGSKDNTSAIAHEYQQQFPQNIIVVDKENAHYGSCINKGLALARGKYFRILDADDFFEPDALDAFVEKLETCDADLVVTLRTEITIDKNGKEKIKKFPIANIEYGKVYEASSFVITDYSKKVEFNMHSMTYKSSILHKVGLVLPTGICYTDLLYCLIPLSSIKDLIVYDIYLYNYLVGREGNSTNAIALKKNFSHITKVLTLMFEYLDAQKQECLTPAIRLNQLRYIDEAAILFMQSLRFNKHIKKEDYSNITVVMNYCRKYEIINKYMKKYYFRIWQLFNTRFSLNCMLGWYAFTHPFRKI from the coding sequence ATGATTAATACGCCTTCATTTTTGTTATCAATTATAATTCCATCCTATAACATGGAGGAATATATTGGAAACAATTTAAAAAGACTTGTTGCCACACAGCACTTAGATAAAATAGAAATTATTGTTGTCAATGACGGCAGCAAAGACAACACATCTGCTATTGCACACGAATACCAACAGCAATTTCCACAGAACATTATTGTTGTTGATAAAGAGAATGCACATTATGGTTCATGCATAAACAAGGGATTAGCACTTGCTCGCGGAAAATATTTCCGGATTCTCGATGCTGATGATTTTTTTGAACCTGATGCATTAGACGCATTTGTTGAAAAACTGGAAACTTGTGATGCTGATCTTGTTGTTACACTCAGAACAGAAATAACAATAGACAAAAACGGAAAGGAAAAAATTAAAAAGTTCCCTATTGCCAATATTGAATACGGAAAGGTTTATGAGGCCTCAAGTTTTGTAATCACAGATTATTCTAAAAAAGTAGAATTCAACATGCATAGCATGACTTACAAGAGTAGTATTTTGCATAAAGTAGGTTTAGTACTTCCTACAGGAATCTGCTATACGGACCTGCTATATTGCCTTATACCTTTAAGTTCGATCAAAGACCTTATTGTATATGATATATATCTATATAACTATCTTGTAGGAAGAGAAGGAAATAGTACTAACGCTATAGCCTTAAAGAAGAACTTTTCTCATATTACAAAGGTACTTACATTGATGTTTGAATATCTCGATGCGCAAAAACAAGAATGTCTGACTCCAGCTATCAGACTCAATCAACTTAGATATATTGACGAAGCCGCAATTCTTTTTATGCAAAGCTTAAGATTCAATAAGCATATCAAAAAGGAAGATTATTCTAACATCACCGTAGTAATGAATTATTGCAGAAAATATGAAATAATAAATAAGTATATGAAGAAATATTATTTCCGTATATGGCAATTATTTAATACACGATTCTCGTTAAATTGCATGTTAGGCTGGTATGCCTTTACGCACCCATTTAGAAAAATATAA
- a CDS encoding ATP-binding protein — protein MIERTEYMSLLERWRDKRIIKVVTGIRRCGKSSLLRMFREKLLVEGVSDNQVQELNFEDLDNEPFLNYKALYSHVKKNLCSGKMNYLFLDEIQMVDGFQKAIDSLFLLDNVDIYVTGSNAYLLSGEIATLLTGRYVEIKLFPFSFNEYLQSMPSDTNLEAAYREYIEKSSFPYVLQIKNDREMVREYLRGLYNTIVLKDVVSRKKITDVMMLESIVRFLADNIGNISVIKRISDTMNSLGRKITSHTVENYISALTNSYIFYSVPRYDAKGKQLLKTGQKYYLADVGLRNVINGTKGGDLGHVLENVVYLELARQGGEIYVGKVGDAEIDFVVIQGVRKSYYQVSLSVRNEDTMKRELAPLQSIPDNYPKYLLTLDNDPQIFHDGIKQQYVLDWLRQKE, from the coding sequence ATGATAGAACGTACAGAGTATATGTCTCTTCTGGAAAGATGGAGAGACAAGAGAATAATAAAAGTGGTGACTGGTATCCGTCGTTGCGGCAAGTCATCTCTCTTGAGGATGTTTCGTGAGAAGCTTCTTGTTGAAGGCGTGTCTGATAATCAGGTGCAAGAGCTCAACTTTGAAGACTTAGACAATGAGCCATTCCTCAACTATAAGGCTTTGTATTCTCACGTCAAGAAGAATCTCTGTTCAGGAAAGATGAACTATCTCTTTTTGGATGAGATTCAGATGGTAGATGGATTCCAAAAGGCGATAGACAGTTTATTCTTATTAGATAATGTAGACATCTATGTGACTGGCTCCAACGCCTATCTCTTGTCAGGAGAAATTGCAACCTTGCTTACAGGCAGATATGTAGAAATCAAGTTATTCCCATTCTCTTTCAATGAATATCTCCAATCGATGCCCTCTGACACGAACCTTGAGGCGGCTTACCGTGAATATATCGAGAAGAGTTCATTCCCTTATGTCTTGCAAATCAAAAACGACCGCGAGATGGTACGTGAATACCTTAGGGGGTTGTACAATACGATAGTACTGAAAGACGTGGTGAGTCGCAAGAAGATAACGGACGTCATGATGTTAGAGAGCATTGTTCGGTTTCTTGCCGATAATATTGGCAACATTTCCGTCATCAAGCGTATCAGCGACACGATGAATTCTTTGGGAAGAAAAATCACTTCGCATACTGTTGAAAACTATATCTCTGCCTTAACGAACAGTTATATCTTCTATTCTGTTCCGAGATATGATGCCAAGGGAAAGCAACTGTTGAAGACAGGACAAAAGTACTATCTTGCGGATGTTGGTTTACGCAATGTCATCAATGGTACCAAGGGAGGCGACTTGGGGCATGTATTGGAGAATGTCGTCTATCTGGAATTGGCGCGCCAAGGCGGAGAAATCTATGTTGGCAAGGTAGGTGATGCGGAAATTGATTTCGTTGTTATTCAAGGTGTACGGAAATCTTATTACCAGGTTTCACTTAGCGTAAGGAATGAGGATACGATGAAACGAGAATTGGCTCCCCTGCAATCTATACCAGATAATTATCCCAAATATCTGTTGACGCTTGACAATGATCCACAGATATTCCATGACGGCATCAAGCAGCAATATGTATTAGACTGGTTGAGACAGAAAGAATAA
- a CDS encoding glycosyltransferase family 87 protein, with the protein MDSTKMENSQWLAGIRHFFGRPFFSDPRTLLGLWLILGVVSALIKIHKCNNFLIFKYVFWHAWNQTSLYAQYPSEFFDSNHYGPFFSIIIAPFAVLPHPLGLFFWQVLMVLALFVAIRKLPLRQGKQIFCYWFCAHELLTALFMSQFNIIIAAIIIASFYCIEKEKDITAACFIMIGTFVKLYGIVGLAFFFFSKHKVKFVAALIGWAVLFFVLPMAITSPEYIIDQYKEWHVSLAGKNMENMFSNMQNQSLLGLVRKISHVSTYSDLWLIVPGVLLFCYPYLRIRQYGNLAFRYAFLASVLMFVVLFSTGSESSTYIIALLGVALWYVTAPWKRSRWDVALMVFAFILTSMSPSDLFPAFIRKNYVQPYALKALPCVLIWFKLVYEMMTKDYSTPQNVSEEK; encoded by the coding sequence ATGGATAGTACAAAAATGGAGAATAGCCAGTGGCTAGCAGGTATCAGGCACTTTTTCGGTCGCCCTTTCTTCAGCGACCCTCGCACCTTGCTGGGGCTCTGGTTGATTCTAGGTGTGGTGTCTGCATTGATCAAGATTCACAAGTGCAATAACTTCTTGATATTCAAGTATGTTTTCTGGCATGCTTGGAATCAGACTTCATTGTATGCCCAGTATCCTTCGGAGTTTTTCGATTCGAACCACTATGGTCCGTTCTTCAGCATCATCATCGCACCTTTTGCCGTGTTGCCCCATCCGCTGGGATTATTTTTCTGGCAAGTGTTGATGGTGCTGGCTCTGTTTGTTGCCATACGCAAGCTGCCGTTGCGTCAGGGCAAGCAGATATTCTGCTATTGGTTCTGTGCCCATGAGCTGCTCACGGCATTGTTTATGAGTCAGTTTAACATCATCATTGCCGCCATCATCATCGCATCGTTCTATTGCATAGAGAAAGAGAAAGATATTACGGCAGCCTGCTTTATCATGATAGGAACCTTTGTGAAGCTTTATGGTATCGTGGGTTTGGCGTTCTTCTTCTTCTCCAAGCACAAGGTTAAGTTTGTGGCAGCATTGATAGGATGGGCTGTCCTGTTCTTTGTCTTGCCTATGGCGATAACCAGTCCTGAGTATATCATCGACCAGTATAAGGAGTGGCACGTCAGCCTTGCGGGCAAGAACATGGAGAATATGTTTTCCAATATGCAGAATCAATCGCTGCTGGGTTTAGTACGTAAGATATCTCATGTATCTACCTATTCTGATCTTTGGTTGATAGTGCCAGGTGTATTGCTGTTCTGTTATCCGTATCTTCGCATCAGGCAGTATGGCAATCTCGCTTTCCGCTATGCCTTCCTGGCATCGGTATTGATGTTTGTGGTTCTGTTCAGCACGGGCAGCGAGTCGAGTACCTACATTATCGCCCTCTTGGGCGTGGCACTTTGGTATGTCACGGCTCCTTGGAAGCGCAGCCGCTGGGACGTTGCGCTGATGGTGTTTGCCTTCATCCTGACGAGCATGTCGCCATCCGATCTTTTCCCTGCTTTCATTCGCAAGAACTACGTGCAGCCTTACGCCTTGAAGGCATTGCCTTGCGTGCTGATATGGTTTAAGCTCGTTTACGAGATGATGACAAAGGATTATTCAACTCCTCAAAATGTATCAGAAGAAAAATAA
- a CDS encoding glycosyltransferase family 2 protein has translation MKISLIISTYNRPEALRLSLMSAKVQTRIPDEVIIADDGSKENTRELIKNFAKDFPCPILHAWQEDKGFRLAESRNNALRMAHGDYIVFIDGDIIMERHFIADHERLAEKGYFVIGSRASLKNKLTLKLIKEKKINISFYTKGVRRKENALWLPFLTFWTKNLYHKRRFYGRGANMAMWFEDLRKVNGFDQELIGYGYEDFDLFNRLFNIGLKRKYAKFQAIEYHLFHERDSICSENERYFLKDMKRTRCKKGLKEIE, from the coding sequence ATGAAGATTTCACTAATCATATCCACGTATAATCGCCCCGAGGCTTTACGTTTGAGCCTTATGAGCGCAAAAGTTCAGACACGTATACCTGACGAAGTAATAATCGCAGACGATGGTTCTAAAGAAAATACAAGAGAACTTATAAAAAACTTCGCCAAAGATTTCCCATGTCCAATTCTCCATGCATGGCAAGAAGATAAAGGCTTTCGCCTGGCAGAGTCTAGAAACAATGCTCTTCGCATGGCCCATGGAGACTATATTGTGTTTATTGACGGAGATATCATTATGGAGCGCCATTTTATCGCAGATCATGAGCGCTTAGCTGAAAAAGGATATTTTGTTATAGGAAGTAGAGCTTCTTTAAAAAATAAGCTCACCCTTAAGCTTATCAAAGAAAAGAAGATAAATATCTCGTTTTATACTAAAGGCGTAAGACGGAAAGAAAATGCCCTATGGCTACCTTTTCTCACATTTTGGACAAAAAACCTTTACCACAAGCGTCGCTTCTATGGCAGAGGAGCTAATATGGCTATGTGGTTTGAAGATTTGCGTAAAGTAAATGGCTTCGACCAGGAGTTAATAGGCTATGGGTATGAAGATTTCGATCTTTTCAACCGTCTTTTCAATATTGGTCTAAAGCGAAAGTATGCAAAGTTCCAAGCTATAGAGTATCATCTCTTCCATGAAAGAGATAGCATTTGCAGCGAAAATGAACGCTACTTTCTTAAGGATATGAAAAGAACAAGATGCAAGAAAGGATTAAAAGAAATAGAATAA
- a CDS encoding lysophospholipid acyltransferase family protein: MTKIVYALFYAISLLPFRLLYCIADFEYFMMYYVIKYRRGIVRKNLTTSFSEKSEEEIIDIEKKFYRWFSDYFFEAVKLLSISDKELRRRFKVYNSEEVEQCFQEGQDVAAILGHYCNWEWLSCVGIELPKSRIMGLIYHPLYNKAFDELFKRIRSHEENGVPVPKKDILRYLVDYKRKNIRSIFGYISDQGPKWENIHLWLPFLNHPETPVFTGGERIMRKMNDAVFYVEMSRPKRGYYTATYKLITRNPNSLPEHEITRRFFQMLEETIRKNPPYYLWTHNRWKRTKEEFDKRYEVVKGKVIPIES; encoded by the coding sequence ATGACAAAGATTGTTTATGCGCTGTTTTATGCAATATCGCTGCTGCCTTTCAGGCTGCTCTATTGCATCGCCGACTTCGAGTACTTCATGATGTATTACGTCATCAAGTACCGCAGAGGCATTGTGCGTAAGAATCTCACCACCTCCTTCTCTGAGAAATCAGAAGAAGAGATTATTGACATCGAGAAGAAATTCTACCGCTGGTTCAGCGATTACTTCTTCGAGGCAGTTAAACTTCTGAGCATCAGCGATAAGGAACTTCGCCGCCGATTCAAGGTATATAACAGCGAAGAAGTGGAACAATGTTTCCAGGAAGGTCAGGATGTGGCAGCCATCCTCGGTCATTACTGCAACTGGGAGTGGCTCTCATGTGTAGGCATCGAACTGCCCAAAAGCCGCATCATGGGCCTCATCTATCATCCACTGTACAATAAAGCTTTTGATGAACTCTTCAAGCGCATCCGCTCTCACGAAGAAAACGGAGTGCCTGTCCCAAAGAAGGACATCCTCCGATATCTCGTAGACTACAAACGCAAGAATATCCGCAGCATCTTCGGCTACATCAGCGACCAGGGCCCCAAGTGGGAAAACATCCACCTGTGGCTTCCTTTCCTCAACCATCCCGAAACCCCAGTGTTTACTGGCGGCGAGAGAATTATGAGGAAGATGAACGATGCCGTGTTCTATGTAGAGATGTCTCGCCCTAAGCGAGGCTACTATACAGCAACCTACAAACTCATCACCCGCAATCCGAACTCCCTGCCGGAGCACGAGATTACCCGTCGCTTCTTCCAGATGCTGGAAGAAACCATCCGCAAGAATCCACCTTATTATTTATGGACACATAACAGGTGGAAGCGAACCAAGGAGGAGTTTGACAAGCGATATGAAGTGGTAAAGGGGAAAGTAATTCCTATAGAATCATGA
- a CDS encoding glycosyltransferase family 2 protein: MDKIFTIIIPTYNMSEYLDTCLKSLIIESNLLEVLIINDGSKDNSLDIAKKYEKKYPHIFRTIDKPNGNYGSCINRGLKEATGKYVKVLDADDKFNTESLMNLVDIASKTDVDAFITDFSKSHVNGKEDYVTFNLPGNQTLQFTDYCCHKDIINLWMHAITYKRENLLAINYKQTEGISYTDQEWIFMPLTTIRTFKYVPGVLYIYTLGREGQTMSNTFSAKHFKDNIICTSHILDSYATLTNVNSAIKDMLVEKLFKRIRYIYKFYLLKCQQPDYTILTELDKKLEITCPEVYERSNHIIMSSPLLLYKYIKHWRSNPNSKLLQFMIKIYKGKKSLK, from the coding sequence ATGGATAAGATTTTTACGATAATCATACCTACTTATAACATGAGTGAGTATCTTGATACTTGTCTAAAATCATTGATTATCGAAAGCAATCTATTAGAGGTTCTTATTATCAATGATGGAAGCAAGGACAATTCTTTGGATATAGCTAAAAAGTATGAGAAAAAATATCCACATATATTTAGAACTATAGATAAGCCAAATGGCAATTATGGTTCTTGCATCAATCGTGGACTAAAAGAAGCGACAGGAAAATATGTTAAAGTGCTAGATGCTGACGACAAATTCAATACTGAGTCTTTAATGAACTTGGTAGATATTGCCTCAAAGACAGATGTTGATGCATTTATAACAGACTTTTCCAAGTCTCATGTAAATGGCAAAGAAGATTATGTGACTTTTAACTTGCCAGGCAACCAAACATTGCAATTTACAGACTATTGCTGTCATAAAGACATCATCAATCTTTGGATGCACGCCATTACATACAAACGCGAGAATCTGTTAGCTATCAATTATAAGCAAACTGAAGGTATTTCGTATACTGACCAAGAATGGATTTTTATGCCATTAACTACAATCAGAACGTTTAAGTATGTACCGGGAGTTCTCTACATATACACATTAGGTCGTGAAGGGCAGACCATGTCTAACACATTCTCGGCAAAGCATTTCAAGGATAATATCATATGTACGAGCCACATCTTAGACAGTTATGCAACACTCACCAATGTGAACTCTGCAATAAAAGATATGCTGGTCGAGAAATTGTTTAAAAGAATAAGATACATATATAAATTCTATTTATTGAAGTGTCAACAGCCAGATTACACGATACTAACAGAATTAGATAAAAAACTAGAGATTACATGTCCAGAAGTATATGAACGTTCTAATCATATTATCATGAGTAGCCCACTCTTGTTATACAAATATATCAAGCATTGGCGCTCCAATCCAAACAGTAAGTTATTACAGTTTATGATAAAAATATACAAAGGCAAAAAATCTCTCAAATAA
- a CDS encoding lipopolysaccharide kinase InaA family protein produces the protein MRKIKINPKYEYLKDFLESIPDVFEKEGRVIYTGRNLIKVLTAPDGTQVNVKRFHEPHGQNKLIYSWNIRKPKGQRAFEYPMILKRKGINTPEPLALIEERNFLNILGYSYLITIQCDYGHTLYEVADAKPEEYKYLAKALAHFAADIHLHEILHKDFTPGNILWKQDEEGFHFMLVDINRMNFGPVSEKKGLYNLRRFWGPKEFTRILVSEYALLRNIDTDKAVAYVMKERARFWTKYGKKHEIPFQLEL, from the coding sequence ATGAGAAAGATTAAGATAAATCCTAAATACGAATATCTGAAAGACTTCCTAGAGAGCATCCCTGATGTTTTCGAGAAGGAAGGACGTGTGATTTATACGGGGCGCAACCTCATCAAGGTACTTACTGCACCAGATGGAACACAGGTTAACGTAAAGCGCTTTCATGAACCACATGGACAAAACAAACTCATTTATTCCTGGAATATCAGGAAGCCAAAAGGTCAACGGGCATTCGAATATCCTATGATTCTGAAAAGAAAAGGTATCAATACTCCTGAACCTTTAGCTCTCATTGAAGAGCGTAACTTTCTGAATATCTTAGGATATAGCTATCTTATCACAATCCAGTGTGACTACGGTCATACACTCTATGAGGTGGCAGACGCTAAACCGGAAGAATATAAATATCTGGCAAAAGCCTTAGCCCATTTCGCTGCAGACATTCATCTGCATGAAATCCTCCATAAGGACTTTACACCAGGCAATATTCTCTGGAAACAAGATGAAGAAGGCTTCCATTTCATGCTGGTAGATATCAACAGAATGAATTTCGGACCAGTAAGCGAGAAGAAAGGACTTTATAATCTCAGAAGATTCTGGGGGCCAAAAGAATTCACCCGTATCTTAGTAAGCGAATATGCCTTGCTGCGCAACATAGATACCGACAAGGCTGTAGCCTATGTGATGAAAGAACGGGCTAGGTTCTGGACCAAATATGGAAAGAAGCACGAAATTCCATTCCAGCTAGAATTATAG
- the glf gene encoding UDP-galactopyranose mutase, translating to MKKYDYLIVGSGLFGATFAHLAHKQGKTCLVIDKRPHLGGNIYCENIEGINIHKYGAHIFHTSNKEVWNFVNSIVEFNRYTNSPVANYKGKLYNLPFNMNTFYQMWDVTTPAEAQAKIDEQKAEAVAKMKADGVSEPRNLEEQAQVLIGKDIYERLIKGYTEKQWGRKCTDLPAFIIKRLPVRLIFDNNYFNDKYQGIPIGGYNKLIDGLLEGADTKVSVDFFKDEIELPNGNKELLKDHWKELASKLVFTGKIDEFYNYQFGKLNYRTVRFELETIDCPNYQGNAVVNYTEREVPYTRVIEHKHFEMFGAEVYETPKTVISKEYSTEWKDGMEPYYPVNDKENSELYTQYKNLADQEEDVIFGGRLAEYKYYDMAPIIEKALAMFK from the coding sequence ATGAAGAAATATGATTATCTTATAGTTGGCTCCGGTCTCTTCGGAGCCACATTCGCCCACCTGGCTCATAAACAGGGAAAAACTTGTCTGGTGATAGATAAGCGACCACATCTCGGTGGCAATATCTATTGCGAAAACATAGAGGGCATCAACATACATAAGTATGGTGCCCACATCTTCCATACATCCAACAAAGAGGTGTGGAACTTCGTTAACTCTATCGTTGAGTTCAACCGCTACACCAACTCGCCTGTGGCAAACTACAAAGGCAAACTCTATAATCTGCCTTTCAATATGAATACCTTCTATCAGATGTGGGACGTAACCACACCAGCAGAAGCACAGGCTAAAATTGATGAGCAGAAGGCAGAAGCCGTGGCTAAGATGAAGGCAGATGGCGTAAGCGAGCCTCGCAATCTGGAGGAACAGGCTCAGGTGCTCATCGGTAAAGATATCTATGAGCGTCTCATCAAGGGATATACCGAGAAGCAATGGGGACGAAAGTGTACAGACCTGCCAGCCTTCATCATCAAGCGACTGCCGGTACGCCTCATCTTCGACAATAATTACTTCAACGACAAGTATCAGGGAATCCCTATCGGTGGATATAACAAACTCATCGATGGTTTACTTGAGGGGGCAGATACAAAGGTATCAGTTGACTTCTTTAAAGACGAGATAGAACTCCCAAACGGCAACAAGGAATTGCTGAAAGATCATTGGAAAGAACTTGCCTCTAAGCTGGTTTTCACTGGCAAGATAGACGAGTTCTACAACTATCAGTTTGGTAAGCTCAACTATCGCACCGTCCGTTTTGAGCTGGAAACCATCGACTGCCCTAACTATCAAGGTAATGCCGTGGTAAACTATACTGAGCGCGAAGTACCATATACCCGAGTGATTGAGCACAAGCATTTCGAAATGTTCGGAGCAGAAGTCTATGAGACCCCGAAGACGGTTATCTCCAAGGAATATTCCACCGAATGGAAAGATGGCATGGAGCCATACTATCCGGTAAACGACAAGGAGAATTCTGAACTGTATACCCAATATAAGAACCTGGCAGACCAGGAAGAAGATGTTATCTTTGGCGGCCGCCTTGCCGAATACAAGTATTATGACATGGCACCAATCATAGAGAAAGCATTGGCTATGTTCAAATAA